One Diospyros lotus cultivar Yz01 chromosome 1, ASM1463336v1, whole genome shotgun sequence genomic window carries:
- the LOC127804639 gene encoding WRKY DNA-binding transcription factor 70 isoform X2: protein MATLWPEKSITHRKQAIDELVKGQEAATQLLVLLDKSSGDHGSVSAEELVVKILRSFTQTLSVGMNGSCESHELLYEIPATSQVALQARGGPRPADSGENKVVNRRGSYKKRKVSDSWVQVSPTAADGFSWRKYGQKRIINCTFPRCAHKHDRGCRATKQVQRMQEQPGMLKMTYFGRHSCGHTVQPSLKNDSDLDHRQFGSEPKISSQREEIEEERRNDERPSKNEPADPDACTARWADDLMMPLECPPSLGETAPWTSDINGGGSASSRGLQDMDLWTESADFENDFRLDEIELL, encoded by the exons ATGGCTACCCTCTGGCCGGAAAAGTCAATAACCCACCGGAAACAGGCGATCGACGAGCTGGTCAAGGGCCAAGAAGCGGCGACCCAGCTTCTGGTTCTGCTCGACAAGTCCTCCGGCGACCATGGCTCAGTCTCAGCTGAGGAGCTCGTCGTCAAAATCTTGAGATCTTTCACTCAGACTCTTTCAGTAGGGATGAATGGTTCCTGCGAGTCCCATGAGCTGCTGTATGAGATTCCGGCGACTAGCCAAGTGGCTCTTCAAGCTCGTGGTGGCCCGAGACCTGCGGATTCCGGCGAGAACAAGGTGGTGAATCGCCGGGGTAGTTACAAGAAAAG AAAGGTTTCAGATTCCTGGGTGCAAGTCTCTCCGACGGCGGCCGACGGCTTCTCCTGGAGGAAGTACGGACAAAAGCGGATCATCAATTGCACTTTCCCAAG GTGCGCACACAAACACGATCGTGGCTGCCGAGCAACAAAGCAAGTCCAGAGAATGCAAGAACAACCTGGCATGTTAAAGATGACTTACTTCGGCCGCCATTCATGTGGACATACAGTTCAGCCTTCGCTGAAGAACGATTCCGATTTGGATCATCGTCAATTTGGTTCCGAGCCGAAGATTTCCAGCCAAAGAGAAGAAATCGAGGAAGAGAGGCGAAACGATGAACGTCCGAGCAAAAATGAACCGGCTGATCCTGACGCCTGCACCGCCAGATGGGCGGATGATCTGATGATGCCGTTGGAGTGCCCGCCTTCTCTTGGCGAAACAGCGCCGTGGACGTCGGACATTAATGGCGGTGGATCGGCGAGTTCTCGAGGCCTGCAGGACATGGATCTCTGGACCGAGTCGGCGGATTTTGAGAATGATTTTCGTTTAGACGAGATTGAACTCCTTTAA
- the LOC127804639 gene encoding WRKY DNA-binding transcription factor 70 isoform X1 translates to MATLWPEKSITHRKQAIDELVKGQEAATQLLVLLDKSSGDHGSVSAEELVVKILRSFTQTLSVGMNGSCESHELLYEIPATSQVALQARGGPRPADSGENKVVNRRGSYKKRKVSDSWVQVSPTAADGFSWRKYGQKRIINCTFPRCYFRCAHKHDRGCRATKQVQRMQEQPGMLKMTYFGRHSCGHTVQPSLKNDSDLDHRQFGSEPKISSQREEIEEERRNDERPSKNEPADPDACTARWADDLMMPLECPPSLGETAPWTSDINGGGSASSRGLQDMDLWTESADFENDFRLDEIELL, encoded by the exons ATGGCTACCCTCTGGCCGGAAAAGTCAATAACCCACCGGAAACAGGCGATCGACGAGCTGGTCAAGGGCCAAGAAGCGGCGACCCAGCTTCTGGTTCTGCTCGACAAGTCCTCCGGCGACCATGGCTCAGTCTCAGCTGAGGAGCTCGTCGTCAAAATCTTGAGATCTTTCACTCAGACTCTTTCAGTAGGGATGAATGGTTCCTGCGAGTCCCATGAGCTGCTGTATGAGATTCCGGCGACTAGCCAAGTGGCTCTTCAAGCTCGTGGTGGCCCGAGACCTGCGGATTCCGGCGAGAACAAGGTGGTGAATCGCCGGGGTAGTTACAAGAAAAG AAAGGTTTCAGATTCCTGGGTGCAAGTCTCTCCGACGGCGGCCGACGGCTTCTCCTGGAGGAAGTACGGACAAAAGCGGATCATCAATTGCACTTTCCCAAG GTGCTATTTTAGGTGCGCACACAAACACGATCGTGGCTGCCGAGCAACAAAGCAAGTCCAGAGAATGCAAGAACAACCTGGCATGTTAAAGATGACTTACTTCGGCCGCCATTCATGTGGACATACAGTTCAGCCTTCGCTGAAGAACGATTCCGATTTGGATCATCGTCAATTTGGTTCCGAGCCGAAGATTTCCAGCCAAAGAGAAGAAATCGAGGAAGAGAGGCGAAACGATGAACGTCCGAGCAAAAATGAACCGGCTGATCCTGACGCCTGCACCGCCAGATGGGCGGATGATCTGATGATGCCGTTGGAGTGCCCGCCTTCTCTTGGCGAAACAGCGCCGTGGACGTCGGACATTAATGGCGGTGGATCGGCGAGTTCTCGAGGCCTGCAGGACATGGATCTCTGGACCGAGTCGGCGGATTTTGAGAATGATTTTCGTTTAGACGAGATTGAACTCCTTTAA
- the LOC127804650 gene encoding rhodanese-like domain-containing protein 7, with amino-acid sequence MLRCGRLQLLRMLSSSSGLNPSFNPTIAIGAASAARSPSSTLPLFSNHNFSISCSPFSPRSMTLPKCFSATTRPIAVPDPTDSRNEGVETSGSSSMPLVVVSFYKFADFPDHADLRKPLKDLCQRLRVSGGIILAPEGINGSICGTQESVEKVLELIQTDKRLKGLRQVESPVSPEEEAIHHGHSSTSPLAAGDDAPFRWDHVRVRLKREIVSLGMPTVSPAERVGKYVSPKDWNALISDPDTVVIDVRNDYEIRIGRFKGAVDPHTTAFREFPSWIEEEFQVTETEAQVRLNNSDGSTQQHVENQGCQMPPRVAMYCTGGIRCEKASSFLLSKGFGEVYHLEGGILKYLEEVPKTESLWEGECFVFDKRVSVDHGLVQGTFKLCYGCKQPVSDADMEAPEWEYGVTCPHCYSMKSEEEKERARARQRQFETWGVIGGPDKGRRPARKTSGDTKFSKSL; translated from the exons ATGCTCAGGTGCGGCAGACTACAGCTACTGAGAATGCTATCGTCTTCATCCGGCCTTAACCCTAGTTTCAACCCAACCATCGCAATCGGAGCCGCCTCTGCAGCTCGTTCCCCATCCTCCACCCTCCCTCTCTTCAGCAACCACAAtttctccatctcttgctcCCCGTTTTCTCCTCGCTCCATGACTCTCCCCAAATGCTTCTCTGCAACCACCAGGCCCATCGCCGTTCCGGACCCAACCGATTCTAGGAACGAGGGAGTGGAAACGAGTGGCTCTAGCTCGATGCCTCTCGTGGTGGTCTCCTTCTACAAGTTCGCAGATTTCCCTGACCACGCCGATTTGCGGAAACCCTTGAAGGACCTCTGCCAGCGGCTG CGTGTTTCAGGAGGTATAATTCTTGCGCCGGAGGGAATCAATGGAAGTATATGTGGGACCCAGGAATCAGTGGAAAAAGTCCTTGAGTTAATTCAAACTGATAAGCGTCTTAAGGGGCTTAGACAAGTGGAGTCACCTGTGAGCCCTGAGGAGGAAGCCATCCACCATGGACACAGTAGTACTTCTCCCCTTGCTGCAGGAGATGATGCTCCCTTCCGATGGGATCATGTGAGAGTCAGGTTAAAGAGAGAG ATTGTTTCTCTTGGCATGCCTACTGTATCTCCTGCTGAAAGAGTTGGAAAGTATGTAAGCCCAAAGGACTGGAATGCGTTGATTAGTGATCCAGACACG GTGGTGATTGATGTGCGAAATGACTACGAAATTAGAATTGGGAGATTCAAAGGAGCCGTTGATCCACACACCACGGCGTTCCGGGAATTCCCATCTTGGATTGAAGAGGAGTTTCAAGTTACTGAAACAGAAGCTCAGGTGAGGTTGAATAATTCAGATGGAAGCACCCAACAGCATGTAGAGAACCAAGGATGTCAAATGCCACCTCGTGTTGCAATGTATTGCACAGGTGGGATTCGATGTGAGAAAGCTTCAAGTTTTCTCCTCAGCAAAGGTTTCGGAGAg GTTTACCATCTGGAAGGGGGTATTCTGAAATATCTGGAGGAAGTCCCCAAGACGGAGAGCCTGTGGGAGGGCGAATGCTTTGTCTTCGACAAGCGAGTCTCAGTCGATCATGGCTTGGTACAGGGAACTTTCAAACTATGCTATGGTTGTAAACAACCAGTTAGCGATGCCGACATGGAAGCTCCAGAATGGGAATATGGAGTCACTTGCCCACACTGTTACTCAATGAAATCAgaagaggagaaggagagagcAAGAGCTCGACAAAGGCAGTTTGAGACATGGGGTGTTATTGGAGGCCCAGATAAGGGTCGCCGGCCGGCCAGAAAAACCAGCGGTGATACCAAGTTCTCAAAATCCCTCTAG
- the LOC127804657 gene encoding uncharacterized protein LOC127804657, whose amino-acid sequence MAMEASYCYYYAIKATHFRPSLPTPKSRFSSKPIETQKLCSGLQRNQRPFLAAVECSKGGAAAAVEMEKKLEEEMGMLGGGLWIDKCKGGGEEKGIVELMECLEREAIMGEDEGKEPTDYNRRAHIFDHSSRVFQNLKESNTNPPHQS is encoded by the coding sequence ATGGCGATGGAGGCTTCCTACTGTTATTATTATGCCATCAAAGCAACCCACTTCCGGCCATCTCTTCCCACACCCAAATCCAGATTTTCTTCAAAACCCATTGAGACTCAGAAGCTATGCTCGGGGCTGCAGCGGAACCAGCGGCCATTCCTGGCGGCGGTAGAGTGCTCCAAAGGgggggcggcggcggcggtggaGATGGAGAAGAAGTTGGAAGAAGAGATGGGTATGTTAGGTGGTGGCCTGTGGATAGACAAGTGCAAGGGAGGGGGAGAGGAAAAGGGTATAGTGGAGCTGATGGAATGCTTGGAGAGAGAAGCCATTATGGGGGAAGATGAAGGTAAAGAGCCTACAGATTATAATAGAAGAGCTCACATCTTCGACCACAGTTCCAGAGTTTTCCAGAATCTCAAggaaagcaacaccaaccctCCTCACCAATCTTGA